ATAGCGCTAACCAGTGTAAAAAGCTGGGGTACTCGGACGTAAGCCGAAGGGATTTCCCTTCGGCTTTTTTTGTTGCACCTATCAAATTTTTATGGAGTGTGAAAAAACCTTGTAATTTTTAATAGTTCATAATTTATAAGTAGCTATAATTAGAATTGTAAGATTAGTTTTTATTTAAAATGAAATTTTAAAGGAAGTTAAATGAAAATAAGATTGCTTTTAGATTATATAAATGTTACTATTTTTTGAAATAGATGACAGTATAAATGGGGAAATTGTAGTAGTACAGTTGGGTCAAGGGAGATATTGGCAAGTATGGATAAAGAGTCAAAAGGTATTATTTATAGATATTTGGATAAATAAACTTCTGAGTGATTGCATGCTATTGTTGTCACTCATGATGGGCTACTTTTACGTGATAGTTTATCTTACGCGCAAAGTATTATAAATTAAGGAGGAAATAAGAGGTGTCTAGAAAATTAAAAAATTTAGGATTGAAATTTATTATGGTGAGTGTTTATGTAATGTCATATATATTATTGATGTTTGATTTAGCGAGAAATAATCCTGAAATAAACACTTTTCTTTCAAATGTTAAAGAGCGTTTAAATATAACTGAGACTTCTTCTTTATTTGTTGTAGCAATCATAATAATTCCATTTATATTAGTGATGCTATTTGTTACTTATTTTCTGATTAAAACACTATTTCAGCTGCTTTATAAGGGTGGAGGTGGGGCATATAGCGATCAGATATTTGTTTCTCTATTGCTTACCAGGATTGTAGTTAACACATTAAGTTTATTACTTATCAATGTGGTATCTGTATCATTAGTATCTGGTGTCGCACTGCTTTTAGATTTTATTTTGTTTCTTTATCTTTTTTACTCTTCAAGCAAAAACCTTCGAGCAACTAAAATTTTGGCATTGGTAAAAGTGATTTTATTGATTATCAGCTATGTAGTTGGTATAGTTTTTTCGTAAAAATCACATTATTCCTTGCCGTTTATTCGGGTTTTTGGTGTCTGAGATATAACTTGTAGAGTTATGTCCCAGACGTATTTTCCTCTCAAAGTTCCCCAGTCAAAAACTGTGCTTTTCCAAATCCAAAGCTCCAATCCGCATCATTATTAATAACGAATGAAACAAGTAAATTTTCAGGTGTCATCCCACAAAATTCCTCTAATTGTTGTGAAAGTAAGCGATAAAACATTTCCTTTTGAGGTGTTGTTCGTTCTCTACTAATAACAGTAAGTGAAATCATCTTTCTTTTGTCTCTTTTAAACCCTAGCCCCGTATCTTCCATCACCATTTCAAATGGTTTATGCTGAGTCACGATCTGATATCTATCCCCTTCAGGAACATCAAAAGCTTCCAAAACAACAGAATGAGCAATATCAAGAATTCTTTGTATTTCCTCTTCGCTGCGTCCTTCAACCATATCAAATTTTAGTAATGGCAATTGCTTCCCTCCTTTTCAAAATAATTAATTACCGTATAAAAGTTCAATTGTATGTAAATCACAAAAATCGACATAATTTTGTGGAATATCTTTAGTTGTGACAATTCCCTTGATACTCTCTAATGGTGAGTAGGTGAGCAAGGTAGAATGATCGAATTTTGATTGATCTGCTAACAGGTAGATATCTTTTGCTCGTTGAACGATCATTTTTTTAATACGATACTCCATTAAATCTGAATTGGTCAGCCCGCTTGTAATCGATACACCCGTAGCGGCCATAAATGCTTTATTTATATTATACCTTGTTACAACCGCTTCATCTTCGATGCCCACGAAAGAACGTGTTTTTCTTTTGTAGCTATTTCCGATAAGAATTAACTGAACGTTTTTCATTGCTGCCGCAGCGTTGATGATATCAAGGTTATTGGTCAATAAGGTAAATGGCAGTTCTGGATCAACATTTTTTAATAGTTGACTAGTTGTTGTACCAGAATCGATGTAGATTAAGTCGTCTTCTTGGATTAGCGTTGCAGCTTGTGCACCAATTTTTTCCTTCTCTGCTTGATTGTGAATCGTTCGATTTTCAAAAGAAACGAGATTGTTTTCTACATAAACCACGCCGCCATATACTTTCTTTATGGTTCCTCTTTTTTCTAATTCATTGATATCCCGACGAATGGTATTTTTAGAAACGTTGAAAACGCGACATAGTTCATCAAGAGAAATACTGCCTTGTTGCTGGATATGGTTTTCGATTTGCTGAATCCGTTGTAATTTCATATGCTATAACCTTTCCACTTCGTGTAATTAGCTTCACTATAACATATGCTCTCAATGTAATCAATATATAACCAGGAATAAGTAAATGATGTGTGCTAAATGATTATTTTTATTACTTGATAAGAGGCAGTTATCCAAGAAGTAATCAAAAAAATCAATATTTCATTGAAAACAGGTTGACTATCTTAAATTGTAACTGTACAATATAATCAAAAGTTAACCAAACGTTATCAAGATATCATCACCGTGTTGATTTTTAATGGAAACTAAGGAGGATGTATAGATGATAGAGATCAGAAAGCTAAAAAATTACATTGGCGGGAAGTGGGTAACTAGTCTGACAGAAACATATGAGACCGTTTACAATCCGGCTACAAAAGAAGTTCTATGTGAAGTACCGATTTCTACAAAAGAAGATTTAGAAGAAGCTGTGAAAATTGCTAAAGAAGCATTTGAACAATGGAAGGAAATGGCTGTGCCAAGACGTGCAAGAATTCTGTTTCGCTACCAACAGCTATTGATTAAGCATAAGGAAGAATTAGCTCGTTTGATTACTTTGGAAAACGGTAAGAATCTAAATGAAGCGTTAGGCGAGGTTCAGCGAGGTATAGAAAACGTAGAATTTGCAGCAGGAACACCAACACTGATGATGGGCGATTCGTTATCTTCCATTGCTACAGACGTAGAAGCGACCAATTACCGTTACCCGATTGGGGTGGTTGCAGGGATTTCACCATTCAATTTTCCGATGATGGTTCCTTGTTGGATGTTTCCGATGGCGATCTCATGTGGCAATAGTTTTATTTTAAAACCTTCAGAAAGAACACCGTTATTGACTGAACGATTGGTTGAGTTATTTACAGAAGCTGGGTTGCCAGCAGGAGTGTTTAATGTTGTTTATGGTGCACATGATATTGTGAATGGGATTTTAGAGCATCCAGAAGTGAAAGCGATTTCCTTTGTTGGTTCAAAACCTGTTGGAGAATATGTCTACACTCAAGGAAGTAAATACTTAAAACGGGTTCAGGCTTTAACTGGAGCAAAAAACCACTCGATTGTTTTAAAAGACGCAGATTTAGATGATGCGGTGACAAATATTGTGTCAGCTGCATTCGGTTCAGCTGGCGAACGGTGTATGGCGTGTGCCGTTGTAACAGTTGAAGAAGAGGTAGCAGATAAATTCATTCATAAACTAAAAGAAAAAGCTGGTGGAATTAAAATAGGGAATGGATTGGATGATGGTGTCTTTTTGGGACCAGTTATTCGTGATGAAAACCAAAAAAGAACAGTTTCCTATATTGAAAAAGGAATCGAAGAAGGGGCGCAACTGATTATAGATGGAAGAGAAAATATTCCAGAAGATGGTTATTTTGTAGGGCCGACTATTTTTGATGGGGTAACAACAGATATGACGATTTGGCGAGATGAAATTTTTGCGCCGGTTTTATCAATTATTCGGGTGAAAGATTTAAAAGAAGCGATTACTACAGCCAATCAGTCTGAATTTGCTAACGGTGCATGTCTGTTTACCAACAATGCATCCGCCATTCGCTATTTTAGAGAAAATATTGATGCAGGCATGTTGGGGATCAATTTAGGTGTGCCGGCACCGATGGCATTTTTCCCGTTTTCTGGTTGGAAATCTTCTTTCTACGGTACACTTCATGCAAATGGCAAAGACAGTGTAGATTTCTACACTCGTAAAAAAGTCGTCACAGCCCGTTATCCAAAGGCAAATATTTAAACTAGAAAGAAGGAACAAATATGGCACGTTTAAACTATAAGCCAATCCCAAGAGAGCTGGATCCGGGGATTACACTACTTCAACATATCCATAAAAAAAATACAGCGTTGCAGTATATTGAGCTAAAAGTAATCGAAATGTCTGCTGGAAGTGTTTTTCAAGAATATTTAGGCATGCAAGAAGTGTGTATTGTTGCATTGACTGGAAAAATAACAGTGACAGATGGAGACCAAACCTTTGAGGCAATCGGTACTCGCGACAATGTCTTTGAAAAAATACCAACAGACAGTGTCTATATTTCAATAGAGCAGGAATTTAAGATAATGGGAGATTCAAAAGCAACTGTGGTACTTTGTTACGCGCCGTCCCAGAAAAAAAATCAAACTAGGTTGATTAAGGCAGCAGAGAATACCGTTGAACATCGTGGGCAGTATCAAAATAAGCGTTTAGTTCATAATATTTTACCTGATAACTCTCCGTTTGCAGATTGCTTGTTGGTGGTTGAGGTGTTTACTGATGGCGGTAATTGGTCCAGTTATCCGCCCCATAAACATGATCAGGATAACCTGCCGTTGGAATCTAAACTAGAAGAAACCTATTACCATGAGATGAATCCTAGACAAGGCTTTGTTTTTCAACGAGTCTATACCGATGATCGACTGCTTGATGAAACGATGACGGTTGAAAATGGTGATGTAGTGGTTGTGCCTGAAGGGTACCATCCGGTAGGCGTACCGGATGGCTATGACTCTTATTACTTAAATGTGATGGCAGGACCAATTAGAAAATGGCAATTTCATAACGATCCTGATCACGAATGGATCTTAACTAGAGAATAGAAGGAGTGACGAGGATGACAAAGAAATTTGGTATGATCGCCCTTGGCCGGGCATGTATTGACCTGAATGCCGTTGAGTATAATCGACCAATGGAAGAAACGATGACGTTTAAAAAATATGTAGGTGGTTCTCCAGCGAATATAGCGATTGGTAGTGCTAAATTAGGTGTAAAAGTTGGGTTTATCGGTAAAGTTTCAGATGATCAGCATGGCCGTTTTATCAAAAAATTTATGGGGGAGGCCGGTATTGATACGAGCCAGATGTTTGTCGATCAAAAAGGACATAAAACAGGGTTGGCGTTTACGGAGATTAAAAGCCCAGAAGAGTGTAGTATTTTGATGTATCGGGATCAAGTAGCGGATTTGTATTTGACACCAGAGGAGATCAATGAAGAGTATATCAATCAAACAGATCTGCTGTTAGTTTCTGGAACAGCGCTTTCGCAAAGTCCTTCGAGAGAAGCCGTATTAAAAGCGATCTCCTATGCAAAAAAAAATCAAATAAAAGTAGCATTTGAACTGGATTATCGACCATATACGTGGCATTCGCCAGAAGAGGTAGCGGTCTATTATTCAATTGTCGCTGAAAATGCTGATATTGTGATTGGGACTAGAGATGAATATGACGAAATGGAAGGTAAAAAAGGCGGAACAAACCAAACCACAACTGAGTACCTCTTTCAACATCGGCCAGAGCTGATTGTAATCAAACATGGCGTAAAAGGTTCGTATGCGTATACCAAAAATGGAGAGAGCTACCAAGCTGGTTCGTATAAGACTCAAGTTCTGAAAACATTTGGTGCAGGGGATTCGTATGCAGCGGCATTTTTATATGCGCTAAGTACAGGGAAAGATATTGAAACAGCATTAAAATATGGGAGTGCATCAGCGGCAATTGTCGTTAGTAAGCATAGTTCCTCAGAAGCGATGCCGACAGCACAGGAAATAGAGCAATTGATTTTAGAACAATCTTGATAAAAAAGTAAGGTGGGAAATGTATGGTGAAAAAAATCCGATTAACCACGGCTCAAGCACTAATCAAGTTTTTGAATCAGCAATATATTCATATCGACGGGGAAGAAATTCCTTTTGTCGAAGGTGTATTTAATGTGTTTGGTCATGGAAATGTCTTAGGAATCGGTCAGGCGCTTGAAGAAAACCCAGGACATTTGAAAGTGATACAAGGCAAAAATGAACAAGGAATGACCCACGCTGCTGTGGCGTACAGTCGGCAAAAATTACGGCAGAAAATTTTTGCAGTGACCGCTTCGGCAGGACCGGGATCAGCTAATATGATTACGGCAGTAGCGACAGCTTTTGCAAATAATATTCCAGTGTTGGTATTGCCAGCAGATACATTTGCTACAAGACAGCCGGATCCGGTTTTGCAACAATTGGAACATGAAACGAGTGCGGCGATAACAACGAATGATGCTTTTAAAGCTGTTTCCAAATATTGGGATCGAGTTCAACGGCCTGAACAGCTGATGAGTAGCTTGTTACGAGCGTTTGAAGTTATGACAAATCCGGCAACTAGTGGACCTGCAACGATTTGTATTTCTCAAGATACAGAAGCTGAGGCATACGAGTATGATGAAGCGTTTTTCCAAAAAAGAGTACATTATATAAATCGGCAAATACCTACAAAACGCGAATTAAAGGGAGCCGTGGAAAGAATTAAAGCAAGCAAGAGACCAGTAATCATCGTTGGTGGAGGTGCTAAATATTCACAGGCACGCAAAGCTTTGATTGATTTATCTTCACAATGTGATATTCCCCTGGTAGAAACGCATGCTGGAAAATCTACAGTAGAAGCAGATTTCAAAAATAATCTGGGAGGTACTGGGGTACTTGGGACGTTGGCGGCCAATAAGGCGATTCAACAAGCTGATTTGATTATCGGGATTGGCACACGCTACACAGATTTCACGACATCTTCCAAGACAGCATTTAATTACGAACAAACGAAATTTTTAAATATCAATGTTAATCGAATGCAGGCGTATAAATTTGATGCTTTCCAGCTTATAGGTGACGCAAAAGAGACCTTAGAAATGCTGATACCGCAGTTGACAGAGTATCGAACTGCGTTTGGGGAAAGTATCCAGCAACTAAAAGCGGAGTGGTCGACTGAAAGAAAACGCTTGGGCGAAACGACCTTTTCAAGAACCGATTTTTCACCAGAAATCAACGATCAATTCACGCAAGAAGTACTTAATGAATACGCGGATGCTCTAAAGACGGAGTTTACCCAAACTAGTGCGTTTCTAACTATTAATGACAATGTTGCTGAAGATAGCATAGCAATTGCGTCGGCGGGATCACTACCTGGCGACATGCAACGTTTGTGGCATTCGACCGTACCAAATACGTATCACCTAGAATATGGCTATTCTTGTATGGGGTATGAAATTGCTGGCGCTTTAGGCGTGAAACTAGCTAACCCGTCGCAAGAAGTCTATGCCATGGTAGGAGACGGCAGTTTTCTCATGTTGCATTCAGAGCTGGTTACAGCGCTACAATACAATCAAAAAATCAATATTTTGCTCTTTGATAATTCTGGCTTTGGGTGTATCAATAATCTACAGATGGATAATGGAAGTGGTAGTTATAACTGCGAATTCAGAGACTATAACAATCAAATTATGACTATTGATTATGCGAAAGTCGGAGAAGGATATGGCGCTAAAGTGTATCGGGTTAAGACGAAAGAAGAACTTAGGGTAGCGTTGGAAGATGCTAAAAAACAAGAAAAATCTACATTGATTGAAATAAAGGTCTTACCAAAAACAATGTCAGATGGGTATGATAGCTGGTGGCACGTAGGCGTTGCTGAAGTTTCGACGACGCCAGCAATTCAAGCGGCATATGATCGTAGTCAAAAAATGTTAGGAAACGCCAAAAAATATTAACCTAATAAGCGCGCTTTTATCAGAAGTTGGTTAGCTAGCTGATAACTAAGATGTTGTGAAAGCGCATACGTGATGTTGATCAGATCTAAAGCAGGTGTCTGTCAGGTTTGTAAAAAAAGAAAATGGAGGCAAAGTAATGGATTTAAAAGTTGGCGTCATTGGAACAGGTGCAATTGGAATCGAACATATTAGAAGAATCAACGAAAAAGTACAAGGTGCTTATGTTACAGCAGTTTCAGATATCAATGTGGAGCAAGCTCAGAAATTAGCGAATCAAATCAATGCCGTCTTTTTTGAGACAGGTGAAGAATTAATTGCTTCTTCCAGTGTAGATATTGTTGTTGTGACATCTTGGGATCCAACGCATGAAAAATACGTATTAGAAGCAATTAAACACAAAAAATATGTTTTCTGCGAAAAACCGTTAGCCACAGACAGTGCAGGGTGTAAACGGATCGTTGATGCTGAGATTGCTGCTGGAAAAAAATTAGTTCAGGTTGGTTTTATGAGAAGGTATGACCGCGGTTATATCGAATTGAAAGAAGCGATTGAAACGAAAAAATTTGGCGAACCGTTGATGTTGCATTGTGCACATAGAAATCCGACTGCAGATGAAAATTACCATACACCAATGGCGATCATCAACACAGGAATCCATGAAATCGATGCACTACGCTGGTTGCTTCAGGAAGATTATGTTTCTGCTCAAATGATTATGCCAAAACAAACGAGTTTCACCCATGAAAAATTACATGATCCACAAATGCTGATTTTAGAAACCACTTCTGGTATTCATATTGATTTAGAAATTTTTGTCAATTGTCAGTTTGGCTATGATATCAAGTGTGATGTTGTTTGTGAAACAGGTGAAATCGGGTTAGAAGACCCAGCGTATACCCATGTGAAATCAAAAGGGAAAGACTATACCAAGATCGCACCAGATTGGCAGACTCGTTTTATTGAAGCGTATGATTATGAATTTGAACTATGGGTTCGTTCGATACAATCAGGTAATTTAACTGGTCCGACCGCTTGGGATGGATATGTTGCTGCGGTTACGATGGATGCTTGTGGGCAGGCTAGAGATACAGGAGAACGAGCGTTGATCCAATTGCCGGATTGCCCGACACTATACAAATAAGATAAGGCATTAACTAAATGATTATCTAGCTTTGCGGCCTAGCCTCTTTTCCAATAGAGACATAGAGGCTAGGAAGTCCGCTGCGCTTTCAAAATTTAGGAGGCAGAAAAATGGAGAAAATCAAGGTAGGAATTGTCGGATTAGGACGCTTAGGAAAAGTCCATGCGAAAAATTTAGCTGAAAATGTTCAAGGGTGCGAATTAGTTGCGGCCTGTAGCTTTGTTCAAGAAGAATTAGCTTACGCTGTAGCAGAGTTAGGTGTGAAAGAAACCTACAACGAATATGAAAAAATGGTGGAAAGCCCATCAATCGATGCTGTTTTTATCGTTTCTCCTTCAGGCTTTCATTGTGAGCAAATTAAATTGGCGATGGAAAATGGGAAACATGTTTTTAGTGAAAAACCGATTGGATTGGGGATAGATGAGATAAAAGAAACCCAAAGTGTGATTCAAAGCTATCCGGATCAAGTATTCATGTTAGGGTTTATGCGTCGTTATGATGACTCATATCAATATGCCAAACAATTAGTAGATAACGGAGAATTAGGTGAGCTGACACTGATGCGTTGTTACAGTATTGACCCTAGCTCTGGCATGGAAAGTTTTGTGAAATTTGCTGGAGCCAGTGACAGCGGAGGGTTATTTATGGATATGTCAATTCACGATATTGATTTAGTTCGTTGGTTTATGAAAAAAGAAGTCCGTAGAGTCTGGGCAATTGGGAAAAATGCTGCCTATCCTGAGTTAGATGAAGTCGGAGAGTTAGAAACTGGCGCTGCTATGATGCAGTTAGAAAATCAGGCAATGGCTATTCTGATCGCGGGTAGAAATTGTCATCATGGTTATCACGTGGAGACAGAATTGATTGGAACTAAAGGGATGTTGCGAGTTGCGGCTGTACCAGAGAAGAATTTAGTAACGGTGATGAATGAACAAGGCGTTGTAAGAGCTTGCTCGCAAGACTTTCCAGAAAGATTTCGTGAAGCTTTTGTCAGCGAAGCAAAAGAATTTATTGACTGTATCAAAGAAAAACGTCAGCCCGAAGTCTCAGCGTATGATGGGTTGCAGTCGACAAAAGTGGCATTAGCATGTAAAAAATCATTTGAAACGAATGAGCTGGTTACACTTGAAGATGAATAAGCAATATTCCTTAGAAAGGGGAGAAAAAAATAAAATGAATGATTTAAAAATCCGTTTAGGGATTGCACCGATTGCCTGGACAAATGATGATATGCCAGAACTAGGCAAAGAAAATACCTTTGAGCAATGTGTTAGTGAAATGGCATTAGCTGGTTTTGTCGGCACTGAGATTGGTAATAAGTATCCTAAAGACCCGGATGTGTTAAGGTCATATCTTGATATTCGTGGATTATCAGTGGCGAGTGCTTGGTTTAGCGCATTTTTAACAACAAAACCCTATGAAGAAACAGAAAAAGCGTTTATCGAGCATATGAATTTTTTATATTTCATGGGAGCTAAAGTAATTGTTGTCTCAGAGCAAGGACATAGTATACAAGGGCAGATGAGTACACCGATTTTTAAAGAAAAACCTGTATTTACAGAAGAAGAGTGGCAAGCCTTGGCTTCTGGTCTAGAACGCTTAGGTGAGTTGGCGAATGCGAAAGATATGACGATTGTTTACCATCATCATATGGGGACTGGTGTACAAACGACAGAAGAAATCGACCGATTGATGGCACTGACTGATCCAAAGAAAGTTTCTTTGTTGTTTGATACTGGACACTTAGTTTTTTCTGGTGAAGAACCAATTGCTATTTATCAGAAGTATCAAGACCGTATCAAACATATCCATTTCAAAGATATTCGAAAAGATATAGCTAAACAAGTGAAAGAAACGGAACAAAGCTTTTTGAATGCAGTTAAGCTTGGCGTATTTACTGTTCCTGGAGATGGGATGATTGATTTCATACCAATTTGGGAAGCAATCGAAAATAGTGATTACGAAGGATGGATCGTTGTTGAAGCAGAGCAAGACCCAGCCAAGGCGAATCCTTTTGAATACGCAGTGAAGGCAAGAAAATATATTCGTGAAATCACAAATAGCTAAAAGTCGAAGAAGGAGCGGAATCGTATGAATCTATTTTCTCTCATTAGTTTTGTCGTGATTGTAGCGT
The DNA window shown above is from Enterococcus sp. 4G2_DIV0659 and carries:
- a CDS encoding tautomerase family protein; translated protein: MPLLKFDMVEGRSEEEIQRILDIAHSVVLEAFDVPEGDRYQIVTQHKPFEMVMEDTGLGFKRDKRKMISLTVISRERTTPQKEMFYRLLSQQLEEFCGMTPENLLVSFVINNDADWSFGFGKAQFLTGEL
- a CDS encoding DeoR/GlpR family DNA-binding transcription regulator codes for the protein MKLQRIQQIENHIQQQGSISLDELCRVFNVSKNTIRRDINELEKRGTIKKVYGGVVYVENNLVSFENRTIHNQAEKEKIGAQAATLIQEDDLIYIDSGTTTSQLLKNVDPELPFTLLTNNLDIINAAAAMKNVQLILIGNSYKRKTRSFVGIEDEAVVTRYNINKAFMAATGVSITSGLTNSDLMEYRIKKMIVQRAKDIYLLADQSKFDHSTLLTYSPLESIKGIVTTKDIPQNYVDFCDLHTIELLYGN
- the iolA gene encoding methylmalonate-semialdehyde dehydrogenase; the encoded protein is MIEIRKLKNYIGGKWVTSLTETYETVYNPATKEVLCEVPISTKEDLEEAVKIAKEAFEQWKEMAVPRRARILFRYQQLLIKHKEELARLITLENGKNLNEALGEVQRGIENVEFAAGTPTLMMGDSLSSIATDVEATNYRYPIGVVAGISPFNFPMMVPCWMFPMAISCGNSFILKPSERTPLLTERLVELFTEAGLPAGVFNVVYGAHDIVNGILEHPEVKAISFVGSKPVGEYVYTQGSKYLKRVQALTGAKNHSIVLKDADLDDAVTNIVSAAFGSAGERCMACAVVTVEEEVADKFIHKLKEKAGGIKIGNGLDDGVFLGPVIRDENQKRTVSYIEKGIEEGAQLIIDGRENIPEDGYFVGPTIFDGVTTDMTIWRDEIFAPVLSIIRVKDLKEAITTANQSEFANGACLFTNNASAIRYFRENIDAGMLGINLGVPAPMAFFPFSGWKSSFYGTLHANGKDSVDFYTRKKVVTARYPKANI
- the iolB gene encoding 5-deoxy-glucuronate isomerase; the encoded protein is MARLNYKPIPRELDPGITLLQHIHKKNTALQYIELKVIEMSAGSVFQEYLGMQEVCIVALTGKITVTDGDQTFEAIGTRDNVFEKIPTDSVYISIEQEFKIMGDSKATVVLCYAPSQKKNQTRLIKAAENTVEHRGQYQNKRLVHNILPDNSPFADCLLVVEVFTDGGNWSSYPPHKHDQDNLPLESKLEETYYHEMNPRQGFVFQRVYTDDRLLDETMTVENGDVVVVPEGYHPVGVPDGYDSYYLNVMAGPIRKWQFHNDPDHEWILTRE
- the iolC gene encoding 5-dehydro-2-deoxygluconokinase yields the protein MTKKFGMIALGRACIDLNAVEYNRPMEETMTFKKYVGGSPANIAIGSAKLGVKVGFIGKVSDDQHGRFIKKFMGEAGIDTSQMFVDQKGHKTGLAFTEIKSPEECSILMYRDQVADLYLTPEEINEEYINQTDLLLVSGTALSQSPSREAVLKAISYAKKNQIKVAFELDYRPYTWHSPEEVAVYYSIVAENADIVIGTRDEYDEMEGKKGGTNQTTTEYLFQHRPELIVIKHGVKGSYAYTKNGESYQAGSYKTQVLKTFGAGDSYAAAFLYALSTGKDIETALKYGSASAAIVVSKHSSSEAMPTAQEIEQLILEQS
- the iolD gene encoding 3D-(3,5/4)-trihydroxycyclohexane-1,2-dione acylhydrolase (decyclizing) produces the protein MVKKIRLTTAQALIKFLNQQYIHIDGEEIPFVEGVFNVFGHGNVLGIGQALEENPGHLKVIQGKNEQGMTHAAVAYSRQKLRQKIFAVTASAGPGSANMITAVATAFANNIPVLVLPADTFATRQPDPVLQQLEHETSAAITTNDAFKAVSKYWDRVQRPEQLMSSLLRAFEVMTNPATSGPATICISQDTEAEAYEYDEAFFQKRVHYINRQIPTKRELKGAVERIKASKRPVIIVGGGAKYSQARKALIDLSSQCDIPLVETHAGKSTVEADFKNNLGGTGVLGTLAANKAIQQADLIIGIGTRYTDFTTSSKTAFNYEQTKFLNINVNRMQAYKFDAFQLIGDAKETLEMLIPQLTEYRTAFGESIQQLKAEWSTERKRLGETTFSRTDFSPEINDQFTQEVLNEYADALKTEFTQTSAFLTINDNVAEDSIAIASAGSLPGDMQRLWHSTVPNTYHLEYGYSCMGYEIAGALGVKLANPSQEVYAMVGDGSFLMLHSELVTALQYNQKINILLFDNSGFGCINNLQMDNGSGSYNCEFRDYNNQIMTIDYAKVGEGYGAKVYRVKTKEELRVALEDAKKQEKSTLIEIKVLPKTMSDGYDSWWHVGVAEVSTTPAIQAAYDRSQKMLGNAKKY
- a CDS encoding Gfo/Idh/MocA family protein — protein: MDLKVGVIGTGAIGIEHIRRINEKVQGAYVTAVSDINVEQAQKLANQINAVFFETGEELIASSSVDIVVVTSWDPTHEKYVLEAIKHKKYVFCEKPLATDSAGCKRIVDAEIAAGKKLVQVGFMRRYDRGYIELKEAIETKKFGEPLMLHCAHRNPTADENYHTPMAIINTGIHEIDALRWLLQEDYVSAQMIMPKQTSFTHEKLHDPQMLILETTSGIHIDLEIFVNCQFGYDIKCDVVCETGEIGLEDPAYTHVKSKGKDYTKIAPDWQTRFIEAYDYEFELWVRSIQSGNLTGPTAWDGYVAAVTMDACGQARDTGERALIQLPDCPTLYK
- the iolG gene encoding inositol 2-dehydrogenase is translated as MEKIKVGIVGLGRLGKVHAKNLAENVQGCELVAACSFVQEELAYAVAELGVKETYNEYEKMVESPSIDAVFIVSPSGFHCEQIKLAMENGKHVFSEKPIGLGIDEIKETQSVIQSYPDQVFMLGFMRRYDDSYQYAKQLVDNGELGELTLMRCYSIDPSSGMESFVKFAGASDSGGLFMDMSIHDIDLVRWFMKKEVRRVWAIGKNAAYPELDEVGELETGAAMMQLENQAMAILIAGRNCHHGYHVETELIGTKGMLRVAAVPEKNLVTVMNEQGVVRACSQDFPERFREAFVSEAKEFIDCIKEKRQPEVSAYDGLQSTKVALACKKSFETNELVTLEDE
- the iolE gene encoding myo-inosose-2 dehydratase, translated to MNDLKIRLGIAPIAWTNDDMPELGKENTFEQCVSEMALAGFVGTEIGNKYPKDPDVLRSYLDIRGLSVASAWFSAFLTTKPYEETEKAFIEHMNFLYFMGAKVIVVSEQGHSIQGQMSTPIFKEKPVFTEEEWQALASGLERLGELANAKDMTIVYHHHMGTGVQTTEEIDRLMALTDPKKVSLLFDTGHLVFSGEEPIAIYQKYQDRIKHIHFKDIRKDIAKQVKETEQSFLNAVKLGVFTVPGDGMIDFIPIWEAIENSDYEGWIVVEAEQDPAKANPFEYAVKARKYIREITNS